Proteins from a single region of Crassaminicella profunda:
- a CDS encoding MBL fold metallo-hydrolase yields the protein MKLTVLVDNNTYIDRYFIGEPGVSYFIEDEGTQILFDVGYSNAFMKNAQKMNVNMKNMDFVVISHGHIDHTGGFFHLINFYNEAIMENISYKKPTLVAHPFTFLTKTFDDEEIGSMLPEKNLSRYFHMQLSKEPIWLTKNLVFLGEIERKNDFENKEPIGKIAIDEKMVDDYVLDDSALVYQSKEGLVIITGCSHAGICNIIEYAKKVCNDERIVDVIGGFHLLDASKKQLEGTVNYMKRINAKKVHACHCTDLNAKIALAKETNIKEVGVGLTLEYK from the coding sequence ATGAAATTAACAGTATTAGTAGATAATAATACCTACATAGACCGCTACTTTATTGGAGAACCAGGGGTATCCTATTTTATAGAGGATGAAGGCACTCAAATTTTGTTTGATGTAGGCTATTCAAATGCCTTTATGAAAAATGCACAAAAAATGAATGTAAATATGAAGAATATGGACTTTGTTGTTATTTCTCATGGTCATATTGATCATACAGGAGGATTTTTTCATTTAATCAACTTTTATAATGAAGCGATAATGGAAAATATAAGCTATAAAAAGCCAACACTTGTTGCTCATCCATTCACATTTTTAACAAAAACCTTTGATGATGAAGAAATAGGTTCTATGCTTCCAGAAAAAAATTTAAGTAGATATTTTCATATGCAATTAAGTAAAGAACCTATTTGGTTAACAAAAAATTTAGTTTTCCTCGGGGAAATTGAACGAAAAAATGATTTTGAAAATAAAGAGCCTATTGGAAAAATTGCAATTGATGAAAAAATGGTAGATGATTATGTTTTAGATGATTCTGCTTTAGTTTATCAATCTAAGGAAGGACTCGTTATTATTACAGGCTGTTCTCATGCTGGTATTTGCAACATTATTGAATATGCTAAAAAAGTTTGTAATGACGAAAGAATTGTTGATGTCATTGGAGGATTTCATTTACTTGATGCAAGTAAAAAACAATTAGAAGGTACTGTAAACTATATGAAAAGAATAAATGCAAAAAAGGTTCATGCCTGTCATTGTACAGATTTAAATGCTAAAATCGCTTTAGCAAAAGAAACAAATATAAAGGAAGTAGGAGTAGGATTAACATTAGAATATAAATAA
- a CDS encoding phage tail terminator family protein, with protein MTFIEIQKSVIEKVKEKFPTYQLIESMQVQGFDRPAFFIQVLPISTTMEDKYHQNKLVKIDIQYFSKSETMGENLETLERLQEIFQPLLIVKDRKFTIQESKVSMVDKVLDFSFQIQFMDTIDETKLYDYQNYEKMQQLSMKEEL; from the coding sequence ATGACATTCATTGAAATTCAGAAATCTGTTATAGAAAAGGTGAAGGAAAAATTTCCTACATACCAATTGATTGAAAGTATGCAGGTTCAAGGATTTGATCGACCTGCATTTTTCATACAAGTTTTACCGATTTCAACGACCATGGAGGATAAATACCATCAAAATAAGCTTGTGAAAATAGATATCCAATATTTTTCAAAGAGTGAAACCATGGGAGAAAATCTAGAAACGTTAGAAAGATTGCAGGAAATTTTCCAGCCATTATTGATTGTAAAGGATAGAAAATTTACCATCCAAGAAAGTAAAGTCAGTATGGTAGACAAGGTATTAGACTTTTCTTTCCAAATACAATTTATGGATACTATTGATGAAACAAAACTATACGATTATCAAAATTATGAAAAGATGCAACAACTAAGTATGAAGGAGGAACTATAA
- a CDS encoding phage tail sheath C-terminal domain-containing protein, which translates to MGLPKISIEFKTKGTTAIKRSARGIVALILKDATKNFDTMIYKSIDELKAEDWTSENKGYIEKTFMGKPSKIIVERINADEEYSVALKRLKSKKWNYLAIPAIEQKDVQNIVSWIKEQRDNNKKTFKAVLPNIEADHEGIINFATEGIKVMVDEHTSITYSASQYTCRIAGILAGLPFTRSSTYYALNEVESITESENPDSDIDNGKLILINDGVKIKIGRGVNSLTTATATKGEEFKKIKIVDAVDLMRDDIHDTFDGAYVGKIINSYDNKVLFLAAINAYFEELERIDVLDNAYENKAKIDMETQRIYLMKKGVAVEELKEQEIKEYNTGSEVFIKANVKFLDAMEDLTMEIFM; encoded by the coding sequence ATGGGATTACCAAAAATTTCTATAGAATTTAAAACAAAAGGAACAACAGCTATCAAGAGAAGTGCTAGAGGGATTGTAGCATTGATTTTAAAGGATGCTACAAAGAATTTTGACACAATGATATATAAGTCAATCGATGAGTTAAAGGCAGAGGATTGGACCTCTGAGAACAAGGGATATATTGAAAAAACATTTATGGGAAAACCTAGCAAAATCATTGTTGAAAGAATTAATGCAGATGAAGAGTATTCAGTAGCTCTTAAGAGATTAAAAAGCAAAAAGTGGAACTATCTTGCCATTCCAGCTATTGAACAAAAGGATGTACAAAATATTGTTTCATGGATCAAAGAGCAAAGAGACAACAATAAAAAGACATTTAAGGCAGTATTACCAAACATAGAAGCAGATCATGAAGGAATTATCAATTTTGCTACAGAGGGCATCAAGGTAATGGTTGATGAGCATACATCTATTACTTATAGTGCAAGTCAATATACGTGTAGAATCGCAGGAATTCTTGCAGGATTACCATTTACAAGAAGTTCTACTTACTATGCACTCAATGAGGTAGAAAGTATCACAGAATCAGAAAATCCTGATAGTGATATTGATAATGGAAAATTGATTTTAATCAACGATGGAGTAAAAATCAAGATTGGTAGAGGGGTAAACTCTCTTACGACAGCAACTGCTACAAAGGGAGAAGAATTCAAAAAGATCAAGATTGTAGATGCAGTAGATTTAATGAGAGATGATATTCATGATACCTTTGATGGAGCTTATGTTGGAAAAATTATCAACTCATATGATAACAAAGTATTATTCTTAGCAGCAATTAATGCATATTTTGAGGAATTAGAAAGAATAGATGTATTAGATAATGCTTATGAAAATAAGGCAAAGATCGATATGGAGACCCAAAGAATATACCTGATGAAAAAAGGTGTAGCTGTAGAAGAATTAAAAGAACAAGAAATCAAGGAATATAATACAGGCAGTGAAGTCTTTATCAAAGCAAATGTGAAGTTCTTAGATGCTATGGAAGACTTAACAATGGAAATATTCATGTAG
- a CDS encoding phage tail tube protein yields MANKIPGNRVINGIWGEIWLDGNKISELTGLEAKVTLKKEDVNMCGVLAKDTKVTGWEGKGTLKMHKVNSRMAIKLGDMIKKGKDIRFTIVSKLADPDTVDAQSERVALTGVSFDDLTLMNFEAKALGKVECPFTFTGYDFTDVINPE; encoded by the coding sequence ATGGCAAACAAAATACCTGGAAATAGAGTGATCAACGGAATATGGGGAGAAATTTGGTTAGATGGAAATAAAATAAGTGAATTAACTGGACTCGAAGCAAAAGTTACATTAAAAAAAGAAGATGTAAATATGTGCGGAGTCCTTGCTAAAGATACAAAGGTTACAGGATGGGAAGGAAAAGGAACATTAAAGATGCACAAAGTAAACTCAAGAATGGCAATCAAGCTAGGAGATATGATCAAAAAAGGAAAAGATATTAGATTTACAATCGTATCCAAGCTTGCTGATCCAGATACAGTAGATGCTCAATCAGAAAGAGTTGCATTAACAGGAGTGAGCTTTGATGATTTAACATTAATGAATTTTGAAGCAAAAGCACTAGGCAAGGTAGAATGTCCATTTACATTTACAGGCTATGACTTTACAGATGTGATCAATCCAGAATAA
- a CDS encoding phage tail assembly chaperone, with amino-acid sequence MNTLDLLLQLDESKLRKPSKAVEMKRLSEVIGDKVIFRVEALTPEKMEEIQELAMDEQQENINIGELQRMTVIEGVKSPSLKSKELMDKFHVYTPKDLVTKFLLPGEILTLYNIIGELSGFDGGAVEEIKN; translated from the coding sequence ATGAATACATTAGACTTATTACTACAGCTAGATGAAAGCAAACTAAGAAAACCAAGTAAAGCAGTTGAAATGAAAAGATTATCAGAGGTAATAGGAGATAAAGTAATCTTTCGAGTAGAAGCACTAACCCCTGAGAAAATGGAAGAAATCCAAGAGTTAGCTATGGATGAACAACAAGAAAACATCAACATAGGAGAGCTTCAAAGGATGACTGTCATAGAAGGCGTAAAAAGTCCAAGCTTAAAAAGCAAGGAACTCATGGATAAATTCCATGTTTATACACCAAAGGATTTAGTGACAAAGTTTCTTCTTCCTGGAGAAATCTTAACACTATACAACATCATTGGAGAACTAAGCGGGTTTGATGGTGGAGCAGTAGAAGAAATAAAAAACTAA
- a CDS encoding XkdQ/YqbQ family protein: MHQLLNIKDNLQIDITPLVGSISWRSNINELGQQLTFDIAFNDDRYFPMNPVDLGSLIILNNQDEILRAIVVSEQRNGRGRIEYSCFDYAFYLNKSKAVYQFNKVTGKKAIETILNDFNVPIGNIVSIPTVINKIYREQAVSEIIKDILDIAKKATGMKYRMEMRQGKLYIEKQEDLMIKGTFQLASNIQPYDITNALSSPSRKRSIEEMKNSVQVVFNNHVIEDKRKEELIQQYGLLQEVTSIDKNDKAKARNLADKILKDLGKVFEENSVEIMGDDQVRAGRTMKIKEPITGMIGKYLINDVNHTVKNGIHKMQLGLGVI, translated from the coding sequence ATGCATCAGCTACTTAATATTAAAGATAACCTACAAATAGACATTACACCTTTAGTAGGAAGTATCAGTTGGAGAAGCAATATCAATGAGTTAGGACAGCAACTAACCTTTGATATTGCTTTTAATGATGATCGATATTTTCCCATGAATCCAGTAGATTTAGGAAGTTTGATTATTCTTAACAATCAAGATGAAATTCTTCGAGCCATTGTAGTATCCGAGCAAAGAAATGGAAGAGGCAGAATTGAATATAGCTGTTTTGATTATGCATTTTACCTCAATAAAAGTAAGGCAGTTTATCAGTTTAACAAAGTTACAGGAAAAAAAGCCATAGAAACTATTCTTAATGATTTTAATGTACCCATTGGAAATATTGTATCTATTCCCACAGTCATCAACAAGATCTATAGGGAGCAAGCTGTTAGTGAAATCATTAAGGATATTTTAGATATTGCAAAGAAAGCCACGGGAATGAAATATAGAATGGAAATGAGACAGGGGAAATTATATATAGAAAAGCAAGAGGATCTAATGATCAAAGGAACCTTTCAACTTGCTTCAAATATACAGCCCTATGATATAACAAACGCTCTTTCAAGTCCTAGTAGAAAACGCTCTATTGAAGAGATGAAAAATAGTGTTCAAGTAGTATTTAATAATCATGTAATCGAAGACAAAAGAAAAGAAGAATTAATCCAACAATATGGCTTACTTCAAGAGGTTACAAGCATAGACAAAAATGATAAAGCAAAGGCAAGAAACCTTGCAGATAAAATATTGAAAGACCTTGGAAAAGTATTTGAAGAAAACAGTGTTGAAATCATGGGAGATGATCAGGTACGTGCAGGAAGAACCATGAAAATCAAAGAGCCTATAACAGGAATGATTGGAAAATACCTCATCAATGATGTAAATCACACAGTAAAAAACGGGATTCACAAAATGCAGCTAGGATTAGGAGTGATATAA
- a CDS encoding DUF2577 domain-containing protein gives MDGISELAKLFKERDNQPYLGPQTGIVLSPPPNIQVVLGDKIILTKEHLIIAAHVLKDYQREIEVTGNIQTKGEGGSITLKKGSSSTTYEVDGGRVGAQTTSTGTMKYTDTLKKGDVVILIPSTDEQTYFLIDKAVRL, from the coding sequence ATGGATGGTATTAGTGAATTAGCTAAACTATTTAAAGAAAGAGACAATCAACCTTATCTAGGACCGCAAACGGGAATTGTACTCAGCCCTCCTCCAAATATTCAAGTAGTCCTTGGAGATAAGATTATCCTAACAAAAGAACATTTAATCATAGCAGCACATGTATTGAAGGATTATCAAAGAGAAATAGAAGTAACAGGAAATATACAAACAAAAGGAGAAGGTGGTTCCATTACCTTAAAGAAAGGTTCATCATCTACAACATACGAAGTAGATGGTGGAAGGGTTGGTGCACAAACTACGAGTACAGGGACTATGAAATATACAGATACCCTTAAAAAAGGAGATGTAGTCATACTGATTCCATCTACTGACGAACAAACCTATTTCCTAATAGATAAGGCGGTGAGATTATAA
- a CDS encoding DUF2634 domain-containing protein, with the protein MFPQVTQLQIKSKENDSGLPKIGKSFLFDFKKGDFDVKDGRVVEVTEKAAIKIWIKKILRTEKYRYKIYERKDQNEYGVTIEDLIIGNNFPKAFVEAELRREITESLTKHPMIESISQWQIKKNNPKLIVSFQVDLVDGDSLSQEVNL; encoded by the coding sequence ATGTTTCCGCAAGTAACACAATTACAAATAAAGTCAAAAGAAAATGATTCAGGTTTACCCAAAATAGGTAAATCTTTTTTATTTGATTTCAAAAAAGGAGATTTTGACGTAAAAGATGGAAGAGTCGTTGAAGTAACAGAAAAAGCTGCTATAAAGATATGGATTAAAAAGATTTTAAGAACAGAAAAATATAGATACAAAATCTATGAAAGAAAAGATCAAAACGAATATGGTGTAACCATAGAAGATTTAATCATCGGAAACAATTTTCCAAAAGCTTTTGTAGAAGCAGAGCTAAGAAGAGAAATCACAGAAAGCTTAACAAAGCATCCAATGATTGAATCTATTTCCCAATGGCAAATTAAAAAAAATAATCCAAAGCTAATTGTCTCATTTCAAGTAGATTTAGTAGATGGAGATTCCTTGAGCCAGGAGGTGAACTTATAA
- a CDS encoding baseplate J/gp47 family protein encodes MIDKLMNRMLSGIEDTYEKSEGSFFYDALKPIALELVKAYDRQEKILDQGFVETATGISLDKKVAEQGLKRKAPTKATTTVLINGEKGAEVKVGMKVSSDIVDFIVKEDVTIGERGQVKVLVECEQLGSIGNIGAEKIKKFPTSMNGFSSVTNPEPITNGYDGESDEALRQRYFDKVRTPATSGNKHHYRNWAKEVSRVEDARVFPAQRVVEQDGSCFVTKGNGLVEVVIIAEGMKAADESLINEVEEHINERRPIGAIVKVQSAQEVEIYVKVNLKINKSNCKQEQVITNIEENIRKYLKATAYLEGYISYAQIGSAILQAEGVLDYTNLEVYVGNELIDLQKGIDEIGEKQVAVLRKEDGVVWNKS; translated from the coding sequence ATGATAGACAAACTCATGAATCGTATGTTATCAGGAATTGAGGATACTTATGAAAAATCAGAAGGGAGTTTTTTTTATGATGCACTAAAGCCAATTGCCCTTGAATTGGTAAAAGCTTATGACCGACAAGAAAAAATACTAGATCAAGGATTTGTAGAAACCGCTACAGGTATTTCTTTAGACAAAAAAGTAGCAGAGCAAGGATTAAAAAGAAAAGCACCTACAAAAGCAACTACTACTGTACTCATCAATGGAGAGAAAGGAGCAGAAGTAAAAGTAGGGATGAAGGTATCTAGTGATATTGTAGATTTTATTGTGAAAGAGGATGTCACTATCGGAGAAAGGGGACAGGTAAAGGTATTAGTAGAATGTGAACAGCTAGGAAGCATTGGAAATATAGGAGCAGAGAAGATAAAAAAGTTTCCAACCTCTATGAATGGCTTTAGCAGTGTAACCAATCCAGAACCCATCACCAATGGATATGATGGAGAAAGTGACGAAGCTCTAAGACAAAGGTATTTTGATAAGGTTCGTACGCCTGCTACATCAGGAAATAAGCATCACTATAGAAACTGGGCAAAGGAAGTTTCTAGAGTAGAGGATGCAAGAGTGTTTCCAGCTCAAAGAGTAGTAGAGCAGGATGGATCATGTTTCGTAACCAAAGGAAATGGTCTTGTGGAGGTTGTGATTATTGCTGAGGGGATGAAAGCAGCAGATGAAAGTCTTATCAATGAAGTAGAAGAGCATATTAATGAAAGAAGACCCATAGGCGCTATTGTAAAGGTACAATCAGCTCAAGAAGTAGAAATTTATGTAAAAGTAAATTTAAAAATCAACAAATCAAATTGTAAACAAGAACAAGTGATTACAAATATAGAAGAAAACATCAGAAAATATTTAAAAGCTACAGCTTATCTTGAAGGGTATATAAGCTATGCTCAGATAGGTAGTGCTATTCTTCAAGCAGAAGGTGTATTGGATTATACCAATCTTGAAGTATATGTAGGTAATGAGCTGATAGATTTACAAAAAGGAATTGATGAGATTGGAGAAAAACAGGTAGCAGTACTAAGGAAAGAGGATGGTGTTGTATGGAACAAAAGTTAA
- a CDS encoding putative phage tail protein, which translates to MEQKLMPHLPGYYRKSKVMKNIMIAEEKELEQLIQRIQENINQFFIDTADKNLERWEKDLGIPISNEKDTRSRRSVIKSKLRGIGTVTVKLLENVAQSYEKGKIEVIENEECIVNNKFIIKFIDTLGAPPNLEDLKNAIEEIKPAHLIVEYEFKYLIINQVQKLTINEIQKRRLTDFSPFVPIILGGGSIGN; encoded by the coding sequence ATGGAACAAAAGTTAATGCCACACCTTCCAGGTTATTATAGAAAAAGCAAGGTCATGAAAAATATCATGATTGCTGAGGAAAAAGAATTGGAACAATTGATTCAAAGGATACAAGAAAATATCAATCAATTCTTTATAGACACAGCAGATAAAAACCTTGAAAGATGGGAAAAGGACTTAGGAATTCCTATCAGCAATGAAAAAGATACACGATCTCGAAGAAGTGTCATTAAATCAAAGCTTAGAGGAATAGGAACAGTCACCGTAAAGCTTTTAGAAAATGTTGCTCAAAGCTATGAAAAAGGAAAGATAGAAGTTATCGAAAATGAGGAATGTATTGTAAATAATAAATTCATTATCAAATTTATTGATACACTAGGAGCTCCCCCAAACCTTGAAGATTTAAAAAATGCCATAGAAGAAATAAAACCAGCACACTTAATTGTAGAGTATGAATTTAAGTATCTAATCATCAATCAAGTACAAAAGCTAACTATTAATGAAATACAAAAAAGAAGATTAACAGACTTTTCACCATTTGTACCAATTATTTTAGGAGGTGGATCAATTGGCAACTGA
- a CDS encoding H-type lectin domain-containing protein, whose product MATETKNLKLCKKNPETDGNEYFDIKTMLNDNWDKVDQGIEDDRDRITQIEEKAMMQQTEITKLNNEVINKLERTVKTLNYPSIIEHFETNVAGNVDVSMEGRMVVNYYCNKVAINDMYARNQAEQGSTTIYAPDLTQSASDIIPVIAGEKYTIIFQFSSEWLRGLFLDSDKKVIADGGYWGGAYKKVLIIAPQGASYFIFSNEKENMKTAMFLKGDYTNIDVPYVESAQPLEHPYVKLCGENLFDKDNSFGYFYVGSDGSLVENANQNAFRVLVKANTDYYIKNYGTYGGLGTNIRYEDSTGNLVCDENWTILNKHKFTTPIDAKYMVFNINTDSLVTGGRIFQINKGTTLLPYNPYKEALAILPTYLAKIPNTSYKDVWKGIKGTKGIVDRRVGRIKLDNTFDYEVRSNEEGYKRINVLSFIKSKNILESSLNGVFKKYNGKILKIFDSVYEIDTYSSEHDDKTLVIAVSNTDTGWGDSYTPTTDEIKAYIMGWKMYDAEVGSSQPYNRTDGLHKAWVRIIKRESNNWTKTCPTQSYPEWNGYELFYALAESYEEEIELDIPFGKEGLTAVEGMNTVEVGSGLAYEKARLVLNSVTVSDYVCINPYHHVSYPDDSPHLEYKVKTFLAVFKVKNGETSDDTSNWVKHTNKAYGNERYGRHIEKHDEQAEYYVLYEMLDEEYNNQLANAQVKYEENMRESHKKLVEEVGEVEGDIAGINKEIEDTLIKGNGEKIQKGTAQVTIEKANLGKAIDVIFNKSFSEIPTITTSIAVSTNNGGYLSATVAQVTRTGFTIYVCSYIAQIMDIDWIAIGK is encoded by the coding sequence TTGGCAACTGAAACAAAAAACTTAAAACTATGTAAAAAGAATCCTGAAACAGATGGCAATGAATATTTTGATATAAAAACCATGTTGAATGATAATTGGGATAAGGTTGATCAAGGAATAGAAGATGATAGAGATAGGATAACACAGATAGAAGAAAAAGCTATGATGCAACAGACTGAAATTACGAAATTAAACAATGAAGTAATTAATAAACTAGAAAGAACAGTAAAGACACTAAATTATCCTTCGATTATTGAACATTTTGAAACGAATGTGGCAGGGAACGTTGATGTGAGTATGGAAGGTAGAATGGTTGTGAATTATTATTGTAATAAAGTAGCTATTAATGATATGTATGCAAGAAATCAAGCAGAACAAGGTAGCACTACAATTTATGCTCCAGATTTAACACAATCAGCTAGTGATATAATACCTGTTATCGCAGGGGAAAAATATACAATTATTTTTCAGTTTTCTTCTGAATGGTTAAGAGGATTGTTTTTAGATTCAGATAAGAAAGTAATAGCAGATGGGGGATACTGGGGTGGTGCTTATAAAAAAGTACTTATTATAGCCCCTCAAGGTGCATCATATTTCATTTTTTCAAATGAAAAAGAAAATATGAAAACAGCTATGTTTTTAAAAGGGGATTACACAAACATAGATGTACCTTATGTGGAATCAGCACAACCCCTTGAACACCCTTATGTGAAGTTGTGTGGGGAGAATTTGTTTGATAAAGATAATTCTTTTGGGTATTTTTATGTAGGTTCTGATGGAAGTTTAGTCGAAAATGCTAATCAAAATGCATTTAGAGTACTTGTAAAAGCTAATACAGATTATTATATAAAAAATTACGGAACATACGGAGGATTAGGGACAAACATAAGATATGAGGATTCTACAGGAAATTTAGTATGTGATGAAAATTGGACTATTTTGAATAAGCATAAATTTACAACGCCTATAGATGCAAAATACATGGTATTTAATATAAATACCGATTCTCTTGTTACAGGGGGTAGAATTTTTCAAATCAACAAAGGCACAACCCTACTACCCTACAACCCTTACAAAGAAGCATTAGCAATTTTACCGACTTACTTAGCCAAGATTCCTAACACCTCTTATAAGGATGTGTGGAAAGGTATTAAAGGAACGAAGGGGATTGTGGATAGAAGAGTTGGGAGAATAAAATTAGATAATACCTTTGATTATGAAGTAAGGTCAAATGAAGAAGGATATAAACGCATAAATGTATTATCATTTATTAAATCTAAAAACATACTTGAATCTAGTCTTAATGGGGTATTTAAAAAATATAATGGTAAGATATTAAAAATTTTTGATTCTGTTTATGAAATTGATACTTATAGTTCAGAACATGACGATAAAACTCTTGTTATTGCTGTTTCCAATACCGACACAGGATGGGGAGATTCATATACACCTACGACTGATGAAATTAAGGCATATATAATGGGATGGAAGATGTATGATGCAGAGGTAGGAAGTTCACAACCATATAATAGAACAGATGGATTGCATAAAGCATGGGTGAGAATTATCAAAAGAGAAAGTAATAATTGGACTAAAACTTGCCCTACTCAATCCTATCCTGAATGGAACGGATATGAACTATTCTATGCATTAGCAGAATCATATGAGGAAGAAATCGAACTTGATATTCCATTTGGCAAAGAAGGACTAACCGCTGTTGAAGGAATGAATACTGTTGAAGTTGGAAGTGGTTTGGCTTATGAAAAAGCTAGGCTAGTACTTAATTCTGTAACGGTTAGTGATTATGTTTGTATAAACCCATATCATCATGTATCCTATCCAGATGATTCACCTCATTTAGAATATAAAGTTAAAACATTCTTAGCAGTATTCAAAGTAAAAAATGGTGAAACAAGTGATGATACTTCCAATTGGGTCAAACATACCAATAAGGCATATGGAAATGAAAGATATGGTAGACATATAGAAAAGCATGATGAACAAGCTGAGTATTATGTACTTTATGAAATGTTAGATGAAGAATATAACAACCAACTTGCAAACGCTCAAGTCAAATATGAAGAAAACATGAGAGAATCCCACAAAAAGCTAGTAGAAGAAGTAGGAGAAGTTGAAGGGGATATTGCAGGGATTAATAAAGAGATTGAGGATACTTTGATTAAAGGAAATGGAGAGAAAATTCAGAAAGGAACTGCACAAGTAACGATTGAAAAAGCCAATCTAGGTAAAGCAATTGATGTAATTTTCAATAAAAGTTTTTCTGAAATTCCAACCATTACCACAAGTATAGCTGTTTCCACTAACAATGGTGGTTATTTAAGTGCTACAGTAGCTCAAGTTACAAGAACAGGTTTTACTATATATGTATGTTCATACATAGCACAAATAATGGATATAGATTGGATAGCAATAGGAAAATAA
- a CDS encoding XkdX family protein, translating into MHDWYKIAKERYPNNWMTKEQLDKILSLGWITRDQYDEIVVHSKN; encoded by the coding sequence ATGCATGATTGGTACAAAATTGCAAAAGAACGTTATCCTAACAATTGGATGACAAAAGAACAACTAGATAAAATATTAAGTTTAGGATGGATTACACGGGATCAGTATGATGAAATAGTTGTACATAGTAAAAATTAA